In Flavobacterium sp., a single window of DNA contains:
- a CDS encoding Zn-dependent hydrolase, whose product MIIKLLKAYNGDCIHLTYVDSNGVSKNIIIDGGTSTTYTFKDSKGKIADGDLKKTIDAIKPQKIDLLILSHIDDDHIDGFLKWFGNDSDACKSIGEIWFNSGSTIKKYLNDEKAIVSNIEFRFTEGTNTSVPQAVNFEKYISGNGIWNQQIISAGKVFIFDDLNFHILSPNNDKLEKLLDNWQQKAPESVNTARINDYSKTITELIATDNFSEDTDPYNGSSIAFILTKDKLNYIFLGDAHPSLIINELKVFNQDKTRLKAEYLKLSHHGSKKNNPVELFKLIDTDKYLISTNGDMHGHPDKITIARIISVNPKAEFYFNYPELINKIILEKDRKDFPQVKYLESEKI is encoded by the coding sequence ATGATAATAAAATTACTTAAAGCCTACAACGGCGATTGTATTCACTTAACTTATGTTGACAGTAATGGTGTGTCTAAAAACATTATAATTGACGGAGGAACTTCGACAACATATACTTTTAAAGATAGCAAAGGAAAAATAGCAGATGGGGATTTAAAGAAGACAATAGATGCAATTAAACCTCAAAAAATTGATCTGCTGATATTATCACATATTGATGACGACCATATAGACGGTTTTTTAAAATGGTTTGGTAATGATTCTGATGCATGCAAATCAATAGGAGAAATTTGGTTCAATTCTGGCTCTACGATAAAAAAGTATTTAAATGACGAAAAAGCTATCGTTAGCAATATAGAATTTAGATTTACCGAAGGAACTAACACAAGCGTTCCCCAAGCGGTAAATTTTGAAAAATATATTAGCGGAAATGGTATTTGGAACCAGCAGATTATTAGTGCTGGAAAAGTATTTATCTTTGATGATTTGAACTTTCACATTTTATCGCCAAATAACGATAAACTTGAAAAACTGCTTGATAATTGGCAGCAAAAGGCTCCAGAATCCGTTAATACAGCAAGAATTAATGATTACTCAAAGACAATAACTGAACTGATTGCCACTGATAATTTTTCGGAAGACACGGATCCTTACAATGGAAGCTCAATTGCATTTATATTAACAAAAGATAAGTTAAACTATATTTTTTTAGGTGATGCTCATCCATCATTGATTATTAATGAGTTAAAGGTTTTTAATCAAGATAAAACCAGACTTAAGGCTGAATATTTAAAACTCTCTCATCACGGAAGTAAAAAAAATAATCCTGTCGAATTATTTAAACTCATCGATACAGATAAGTATTTAATCAGCACGAATGGTGATATGCACGGGCATCCAGATAAGATAACAATAGCAAGAATAATTAGTGTCAATCCAAAAGCAGAGTTTTATTTTAATTATCCAGAACTAATAAACAAGATAATACTAGAAAAAGATAGAAAGGACTTTCCACAAGTTAAGTATCTGGAGTCCGAAAAAATTTAA
- a CDS encoding DUF3892 domain-containing protein, protein MAEYRISGIWTDDKGGITHYAVHERIKNRDGKGYTINKAIKKSKAETITLVESKNNTVKTFMWKYKEAMWQGGEDVHVVNGASGKFLRSNHDSTVQDNLRHLIDYSWIY, encoded by the coding sequence ATGGCTGAATACAGAATATCAGGAATCTGGACAGATGATAAAGGGGGAATAACCCATTATGCTGTTCATGAAAGAATTAAAAACAGAGATGGAAAAGGATACACCATCAATAAAGCAATTAAAAAATCAAAAGCGGAAACTATTACGCTGGTGGAGAGTAAAAACAATACTGTTAAAACCTTTATGTGGAAATACAAAGAAGCCATGTGGCAGGGCGGAGAAGATGTGCATGTGGTCAATGGCGCAAGCGGAAAGTTTTTAAGAAGCAACCATGATAGTACGGTTCAGGATAACCTTCGGCATTTAATTGATTACAGCTGGATCTATTAG